One Fretibacterium sp. OH1220_COT-178 genomic region harbors:
- a CDS encoding class II fructose-bisphosphate aldolase produces the protein MLVNFREMLSDAYRDKRAVGSFNVYNYETMRGVLDAAVEMGSKPVILAFGAKYLENMSLQDAYSMAFALSSQRNIPVCLHLDHCSDMDVVFQAIREGFGSVMYDGSSLPFEENMANTKLVCRFAHACGVSVEAELGSIAAGEASHEGSPDDKEVYTNPESAREFVARTGVDALAVSIGTVHGLYRGAPNIRLDILERIDKILGMPLVLHGGSGIPEETIRACIKAGICKINVNTEISSYAVAELSKLVGSPKPPHLSVLALKERSCVDEVVKKYIRFFEAQ, from the coding sequence ATGCTTGTCAATTTCAGAGAAATGCTCTCCGATGCCTACAGGGATAAACGAGCGGTCGGTTCTTTCAACGTTTACAACTATGAAACCATGAGAGGTGTTCTGGACGCGGCGGTCGAGATGGGCTCCAAACCCGTCATCCTGGCTTTTGGAGCGAAATACCTCGAAAACATGAGCTTGCAGGACGCCTACTCCATGGCCTTTGCGCTCTCGAGCCAAAGGAACATTCCTGTCTGCCTTCATCTGGATCATTGCTCGGATATGGATGTGGTTTTCCAGGCAATCAGGGAGGGATTCGGTTCCGTCATGTACGACGGCTCGTCCCTTCCGTTTGAGGAGAACATGGCGAATACGAAACTGGTGTGCCGTTTTGCCCACGCCTGCGGCGTTTCGGTCGAGGCCGAGCTGGGGAGCATTGCAGCAGGAGAAGCCTCGCACGAGGGCAGTCCCGACGACAAAGAGGTGTATACGAACCCCGAATCCGCACGCGAGTTTGTTGCCCGGACGGGGGTCGACGCCTTGGCCGTCTCTATCGGAACGGTTCATGGGCTCTATAGAGGGGCCCCGAACATACGTCTGGATATTCTGGAGAGGATCGACAAAATTTTAGGCATGCCTTTGGTTCTTCACGGCGGTTCGGGCATACCGGAAGAGACGATTCGTGCCTGCATAAAGGCGGGAATCTGCAAGATCAACGTCAACACGGAAATTTCCTCTTATGCGGTTGCCGAATTGTCGAAATTGGTGGGAAGCCCCAAGCCCCCTCACCTATCGGTGCTCGCTCTGAAAGAACGATCCTGTGTAGACGAGGTGGTAAAAAAATACATCCGTTTTTTTGAGGCTCAATAG
- a CDS encoding 2-hydroxyacid dehydrogenase: MAKLSAILLGDAMIPFQGFQAAWEKHLSPYGDIAFAGDWEPSWDKLQYRRLEVEKKGPEIEPCDPLVLREGKNASVLMGLFIAVSSSVMDAMPYLRIIGVSRAGLENVNVEEATRRGILVFNVMGRNAHAVSDFAVGMMLAECRNIARAFVSIKNGEWRKTFANSGNIPELGGKTVGIVGFGNIGRLVAKKLSGFETNTVVYDPYASAESIREAGCTPVDLEELFSTADFVTLHARLTDANKGMVNAELLGKMKPSAYLINTGRAGLVDQDALVESLREKRIMGAALDVFATEPIAKDSPFLALDNVTLTTHIAGTTSDALTNSPFLLASDIAEFLKNGAGKFIVNRDVLDDPAFRSWLETVRR; this comes from the coding sequence ATGGCCAAGTTGTCCGCTATTCTGCTTGGGGACGCGATGATACCGTTCCAGGGGTTTCAGGCAGCCTGGGAAAAGCATTTGTCTCCATACGGGGATATCGCTTTTGCAGGCGACTGGGAGCCATCGTGGGATAAGCTTCAGTACCGCCGACTCGAAGTCGAGAAAAAAGGACCGGAAATAGAACCCTGCGATCCGCTCGTTCTCAGGGAGGGGAAAAATGCTTCTGTTTTAATGGGACTTTTTATCGCCGTATCCTCCAGTGTCATGGATGCCATGCCCTATCTTCGCATCATCGGCGTTTCCCGGGCAGGGCTGGAAAACGTGAATGTGGAAGAGGCCACGAGAAGGGGCATTCTCGTCTTCAACGTAATGGGAAGGAACGCTCACGCCGTCTCCGATTTTGCAGTAGGCATGATGCTGGCGGAATGCAGAAACATAGCAAGGGCATTCGTGTCCATCAAAAACGGTGAATGGCGCAAGACGTTCGCCAACAGCGGCAATATCCCTGAATTGGGTGGAAAGACCGTCGGAATCGTGGGATTTGGCAACATTGGACGCCTGGTCGCCAAGAAGCTTTCCGGATTCGAGACCAATACGGTGGTCTACGATCCTTATGCCTCTGCGGAAAGTATCCGCGAGGCCGGATGCACCCCTGTCGATCTGGAGGAGTTGTTTTCTACGGCCGACTTCGTGACCCTCCATGCGCGCCTTACAGATGCGAATAAGGGCATGGTCAATGCCGAACTGCTCGGAAAGATGAAACCCTCCGCATATTTGATCAACACCGGGCGCGCAGGTCTGGTCGACCAGGATGCGCTTGTGGAGTCCCTGAGAGAAAAGCGGATTATGGGGGCCGCTCTCGACGTGTTTGCGACGGAGCCTATCGCCAAGGACAGCCCGTTTCTCGCATTGGACAACGTCACCCTGACGACGCACATCGCCGGAACGACGAGTGACGCCCTCACCAACTCTCCGTTCCTGCTCGCTTCGGATATCGCCGAATTTCTCAAAAACGGCGCCGGAAAGTTCATCGTGAATCGTGACGTTTTGGACGACCCCGCATTCAGAAGCTGGTTGGAAACGGTAAGAAGGTAA
- a CDS encoding TolC family protein — protein sequence MGDLRRLGSFFLFLVWLSAAFMEGAAASESMKLDEYLSRVLQGNRSLKADMKSVEAQYYAVLSGVAVQRPQMGVSASGSWLSGQTMMGAKDSDITAGGVNLGVTHRIDISGSYSLDERQRILGYEARRAQFDATLNALIATAEETWWSAVLARENVALQKDILRQRSENHRVTTEKFRQQLVPKLDVVRSEAQVVEAESLVKESETLYLNLLANLSYLAGGADVVPFEEPLYVPVFDISLSYEKALEARPDVRAARLAVDRARTVKKLTGKGLAPTLDFGMQWTAWADPELSAAPQEGEAAASLKLNIPIVDGNRTRYGVLNADRLLESAEQGLASLEDQTRRDLSIAMNDWKKASVAEQDKKRQVERAEEELHITELMYSEGMGAQIDLINAQTAYQGVRTQYLNAVKEMYVALVRLRRAVGDYAPDESGDWREAVVRYDKGRPVADEVAAKSLRDQRNKGIKSSNEGGKPKAKGAPKGKKTKK from the coding sequence GTGGGCGATTTGAGACGTTTGGGCAGTTTTTTTCTGTTTCTTGTCTGGTTGTCTGCAGCCTTCATGGAGGGGGCCGCAGCCTCCGAGTCGATGAAGCTCGACGAGTATCTGAGTCGGGTCCTTCAAGGAAATCGTTCCCTGAAGGCGGATATGAAGTCCGTCGAGGCACAATACTACGCCGTGTTGAGCGGAGTCGCGGTTCAGCGTCCTCAGATGGGGGTCTCCGCCTCGGGGTCGTGGCTCTCCGGTCAGACTATGATGGGGGCGAAGGATTCGGACATCACTGCCGGAGGTGTCAACCTGGGTGTGACGCACCGCATCGACATCTCGGGGAGTTATTCATTGGACGAACGTCAGCGCATCCTGGGGTATGAGGCCCGGCGCGCGCAGTTCGACGCAACCCTCAACGCCCTGATCGCCACGGCGGAGGAGACCTGGTGGTCGGCGGTCCTGGCCCGGGAAAATGTTGCCCTCCAAAAGGATATCCTGCGTCAGCGCTCGGAAAACCATAGGGTGACGACCGAAAAATTCCGGCAGCAGTTGGTCCCCAAGCTGGATGTCGTGCGTTCCGAGGCCCAGGTTGTGGAGGCGGAGAGCTTGGTGAAGGAGTCCGAGACGCTCTATCTCAACCTGCTGGCAAACCTTTCCTACTTGGCCGGAGGGGCGGACGTGGTGCCATTTGAGGAGCCTCTTTACGTCCCCGTGTTCGACATCAGTCTCAGTTACGAAAAAGCCTTGGAGGCCCGCCCCGACGTACGTGCAGCGCGTCTTGCGGTCGACAGGGCCCGGACAGTCAAGAAATTGACGGGCAAGGGCCTGGCGCCCACCCTTGATTTCGGGATGCAGTGGACGGCCTGGGCGGATCCTGAGCTGTCCGCCGCTCCCCAGGAGGGGGAGGCGGCGGCGTCCCTTAAGCTGAATATCCCTATCGTCGATGGAAACAGGACGAGATACGGTGTGCTGAATGCGGACAGATTATTGGAATCCGCCGAGCAGGGATTGGCCTCTCTGGAGGATCAGACTCGCCGGGATCTCTCGATCGCGATGAATGACTGGAAGAAGGCCTCCGTGGCGGAACAGGACAAAAAACGTCAGGTTGAGCGTGCGGAGGAGGAGCTTCACATTACGGAACTGATGTATTCGGAGGGGATGGGAGCCCAGATCGACCTCATCAACGCCCAGACGGCGTATCAGGGAGTGCGCACCCAATACCTCAACGCCGTCAAGGAGATGTATGTCGCCTTGGTCCGGCTGCGTCGCGCGGTGGGCGACTATGCGCCTGACGAGAGCGGCGACTGGCGGGAGGCCGTAGTCCGTTACGACAAGGGGCGTCCCGTCGCGGACGAGGTTGCCGCCAAGTCCCTGAGGGATCAGAGAAACAAGGGGATAAAGTCCTCGAATGAAGGCGGCAAGCCCAAGGCCAAAGGAGCTCCTAAAGGCAAAAAAACAAAAAAATAG
- a CDS encoding transglycosylase SLT domain-containing protein, with the protein MKFSLMARYFFACAFFFFGFSPAARAELEYYGFPSPSKAEARPSVKPADPVLVKKNAQAVALRAKELEKRRQAQRKSISNLLSRYNRKLSKRMALDYAEYILQASEKFQQDPFVVAAMIVNESSARHDAVSKGGDYGLMQVRWRVHRRSITKKYPHIRDAKDILDPEYNVLIGTEILARYHASAEDLKGGLLRYSAGNRKLADRIFAVLRGLQDSYHEHLRTL; encoded by the coding sequence ATGAAGTTTTCTCTCATGGCTCGATATTTCTTTGCTTGTGCGTTTTTTTTCTTTGGCTTTTCTCCCGCGGCGAGGGCGGAGCTCGAATATTACGGTTTTCCCTCTCCCTCCAAAGCGGAGGCCCGACCCTCCGTCAAGCCTGCAGACCCTGTTCTCGTCAAGAAGAACGCTCAGGCCGTCGCCCTCAGGGCGAAGGAGCTCGAGAAGCGACGTCAGGCCCAGAGAAAGAGCATCTCCAATTTGCTGTCCCGGTACAATCGCAAGCTCTCCAAGCGCATGGCCCTGGATTATGCGGAATACATCCTCCAGGCCAGCGAGAAGTTCCAGCAAGATCCTTTCGTCGTCGCCGCCATGATCGTCAACGAATCCTCCGCGCGCCACGATGCGGTTTCCAAGGGGGGGGATTACGGGTTGATGCAGGTCCGCTGGCGGGTTCATCGTAGAAGCATCACCAAAAAGTACCCTCATATCCGGGATGCCAAGGACATTCTGGACCCCGAATACAACGTCCTGATCGGGACGGAGATTTTGGCTCGTTATCATGCCTCGGCAGAGGACCTCAAAGGCGGACTCCTGCGCTACAGCGCCGGGAACCGAAAATTGGCGGACAGGATCTTCGCGGTCCTGAGAGGGCTTCAGGATTCCTATCACGAACATTTGCGAACCCTCTGA
- a CDS encoding DUF6110 family protein: protein MKFSHLLIFGAGVALGAGAVCAVQSKTGKKFAVAVVGKGLELKERLAYMADRMKESVEDIVAEARYVNEHGTSGGGAES, encoded by the coding sequence ATGAAGTTTTCGCATTTGTTGATTTTTGGCGCTGGGGTGGCCTTGGGGGCCGGCGCAGTCTGCGCCGTGCAGAGCAAGACGGGCAAGAAGTTCGCTGTCGCCGTTGTCGGTAAAGGACTTGAGCTGAAGGAGCGCCTGGCCTATATGGCGGACAGGATGAAGGAGTCGGTCGAGGACATCGTGGCCGAGGCCCGTTATGTCAACGAGCACGGCACCTCCGGGGGGGGCGCGGAAAGCTAG